One region of Chaetodon auriga isolate fChaAug3 chromosome 5, fChaAug3.hap1, whole genome shotgun sequence genomic DNA includes:
- the smim15 gene encoding small integral membrane protein 15 gives MIDVRAWAEYVVEWAAKDPYGFLTTVILALTPLFIASALLSWKLAKMIEARDREQKKKQKRQENIAKAKRTKKD, from the coding sequence ATGATTGACGTTCGGGCATGGGCAGAGTATGTGGTGGAGTGGGCTGCCAAAGACCCCTATGgtttcctcaccactgtcatACTGGCTCTCACACCCCTCTTCATTGCCAGTGCGCTGCTGTCCTGGAAACTGGCCAAGATGATCGAGGCACGTGACCgggaacagaagaaaaagcagaaacgCCAGGAAAACATAGCCAAGGCCAAGAGGACCAAGAAAGACTGA